Proteins encoded together in one Heliangelus exortis chromosome 13, bHelExo1.hap1, whole genome shotgun sequence window:
- the SDR42E1 gene encoding short-chain dehydrogenase/reductase family 42E member 1 isoform X1, with the protein MSSSKAKNSSVAPKTPQAQGLCSHQDPPSVLSADPQDPWRLFTECDTAGKGLRFRRQKDFPAPPRLSLTREGEKQQPHGLPQPDNLHLRTLPTATRHPAPPPSSPPAPTPPPPPHSRQASGTPRRTRRTRSRSLNILPKGKRMGPESAAKEAVLITGGGGYLGYRLGCAMHRKGVDVILFDVVKPLQTVPEGIKFMQGDVCCLSEVEEAFRDVICVFHIASYGMSGREQLNRKLIEDVNVKGTENVIQACKSTGVSSLVYTSTYNVIFGGQIIENGDESLPYLPLHLHPDHYSRTKSVAEMKVLEANGTELGNGKGVLRTCALRPAGIYGPGEQRHLPRIVSYIERGLFKFVYGDPLSLVEFVHVDNLVQAHILASEALKANKQHIAAGHAYFISDGRPVNNFEFFRPLVEGLGYKFPTCRLPLSLVYFFAFLTEIVHFLVGHIYNFQPLLTRTEVYKTGVTHYFSMEKARKELGYEPQQYSLNEVVEWFRSQGCGAKPRKYTGMQLVRDGGVLLLLIAVMVSWFPSAVTFSL; encoded by the exons ATGTCCAGCAGCAAGGCCAAAAACTCCTCTGTTGCCCCCAAAACACCTCAGGCTCAGGGGCTCTGTAGCCACCAGGACCCTCCCTCTGTTCTCTCTGCAGACCCTCAGGACCCATGGCGGCTATTTACAGAATGCGATACAGCGGGAAAAGGGCTCAGATTTCGGAGACAAAAAGATTTTCCAGCACCTCCCCGCTTGAGCCTCACtagggaaggggaaaagcagcaaCCTCACGGATTGCCACAACCCGACAATCTCCACCTGAGGACGCTCCCCACGGCAACCCGGCACCCCGCCCCCCCGCCATCTTCTCCGCCGGCTCCCACACCCCCGCCCCCGCCGCATTCCCGGCAGGCCAGCGGCACTCCCAGGCGGACCCGGCGGACAAG GTCAAGATCCTTAAATATATTGccaaaaggaaagagaatggGACCAGAAAGTGCTGCCAAGGAAGCAGTCCTCATTACTGGAGGAGGTGGTTATTTGGGCTACCG TTTAGGTTGTGCCATGCACCGAAAGGGAGTTGATGTGATTCTCTTTGATGTTGTGAAGCCACTTCAAACGGTGCCAGAGGGAATAAAGTTTATGCAAGGAGATGTCTGCTGCCTGTCTGAAGTGGAAGAGGCATTTAGAGATGTAATCTGTGTATTCCATATCGCTTCCTATGGAATGtctggcagggagcagctgaacaGAAAACTTATAGAAGATGTTAAtgtgaaaggaacagaaaatgtcATCCAAGCCTGCAAGAGCACGGGGGTGTCGAGTCTGGTTTATACAAGTACATACAATGTGATATTTGGAGGCCAGATTATAGAAAATGGGGATGAATCTCTGCCTTACCTACCTCTTCACCTTCATCCAGATCACTACTCCCGCACCAAATCAGTGGCTGAAATGAAGGTGTTGGAGGCAAATGGTACTGAGCTTGGAAATGGGAAAGGTGTTTTAAGGACTTGTGCTCTCCGACCAGCAGGCATCTATGGGCCTGGAGAACAAAGACATCTTCCAAGAATTGTTAGTTACATTGAAAGGGGACTGTTTAAATTTGTGTATGGAGATCCCCTTAGTTTAGTAGAATTTGTACATGTTGATAATCTAGTCCAGGCTCATATCCTTGCCTCTGAGGCCCTCAAAGCCAACAAACAGCACATAGCTGCAGGCCATGCCTATTTTATCTCAGATGGCAGGCCTGTAAATAACTTTGAATTTTTCCGACCATTAGTGGAAGGTTTGGGTTACAAGTTCCCAACCTGTCGTCTGCCACTCTCCCTTGTCTATTTTTTTGCATTCCTTACTGAAATAGTGCATTTTCTTGTAGGTCACATTTATAAttttcagcctcttctcacTCGCACAGAGGTTTACAAAACTGGTGTCACACATTATTTTAGCATGGAGAAGGCCAGAAAGGAGCTGGGGTATGAGCCTCAGCAGTACAGCCTGAATGAAGTGGTTGAGTGGTTTAGATCCCAGGGATGTGGAGCAAAGCCAAGGAAGTACACTGGAATGCAACTTGTGAGGGATGGAGGAGTGCTCTTGCTGCTGATTGCTGTCATGGTCTCCTGGTTTCCATCTGCAGTTACATTTTCACTGTGA
- the SDR42E1 gene encoding short-chain dehydrogenase/reductase family 42E member 1 isoform X2, protein MGPESAAKEAVLITGGGGYLGYRLGCAMHRKGVDVILFDVVKPLQTVPEGIKFMQGDVCCLSEVEEAFRDVICVFHIASYGMSGREQLNRKLIEDVNVKGTENVIQACKSTGVSSLVYTSTYNVIFGGQIIENGDESLPYLPLHLHPDHYSRTKSVAEMKVLEANGTELGNGKGVLRTCALRPAGIYGPGEQRHLPRIVSYIERGLFKFVYGDPLSLVEFVHVDNLVQAHILASEALKANKQHIAAGHAYFISDGRPVNNFEFFRPLVEGLGYKFPTCRLPLSLVYFFAFLTEIVHFLVGHIYNFQPLLTRTEVYKTGVTHYFSMEKARKELGYEPQQYSLNEVVEWFRSQGCGAKPRKYTGMQLVRDGGVLLLLIAVMVSWFPSAVTFSL, encoded by the exons atggGACCAGAAAGTGCTGCCAAGGAAGCAGTCCTCATTACTGGAGGAGGTGGTTATTTGGGCTACCG TTTAGGTTGTGCCATGCACCGAAAGGGAGTTGATGTGATTCTCTTTGATGTTGTGAAGCCACTTCAAACGGTGCCAGAGGGAATAAAGTTTATGCAAGGAGATGTCTGCTGCCTGTCTGAAGTGGAAGAGGCATTTAGAGATGTAATCTGTGTATTCCATATCGCTTCCTATGGAATGtctggcagggagcagctgaacaGAAAACTTATAGAAGATGTTAAtgtgaaaggaacagaaaatgtcATCCAAGCCTGCAAGAGCACGGGGGTGTCGAGTCTGGTTTATACAAGTACATACAATGTGATATTTGGAGGCCAGATTATAGAAAATGGGGATGAATCTCTGCCTTACCTACCTCTTCACCTTCATCCAGATCACTACTCCCGCACCAAATCAGTGGCTGAAATGAAGGTGTTGGAGGCAAATGGTACTGAGCTTGGAAATGGGAAAGGTGTTTTAAGGACTTGTGCTCTCCGACCAGCAGGCATCTATGGGCCTGGAGAACAAAGACATCTTCCAAGAATTGTTAGTTACATTGAAAGGGGACTGTTTAAATTTGTGTATGGAGATCCCCTTAGTTTAGTAGAATTTGTACATGTTGATAATCTAGTCCAGGCTCATATCCTTGCCTCTGAGGCCCTCAAAGCCAACAAACAGCACATAGCTGCAGGCCATGCCTATTTTATCTCAGATGGCAGGCCTGTAAATAACTTTGAATTTTTCCGACCATTAGTGGAAGGTTTGGGTTACAAGTTCCCAACCTGTCGTCTGCCACTCTCCCTTGTCTATTTTTTTGCATTCCTTACTGAAATAGTGCATTTTCTTGTAGGTCACATTTATAAttttcagcctcttctcacTCGCACAGAGGTTTACAAAACTGGTGTCACACATTATTTTAGCATGGAGAAGGCCAGAAAGGAGCTGGGGTATGAGCCTCAGCAGTACAGCCTGAATGAAGTGGTTGAGTGGTTTAGATCCCAGGGATGTGGAGCAAAGCCAAGGAAGTACACTGGAATGCAACTTGTGAGGGATGGAGGAGTGCTCTTGCTGCTGATTGCTGTCATGGTCTCCTGGTTTCCATCTGCAGTTACATTTTCACTGTGA